One window of Phycisphaeraceae bacterium genomic DNA carries:
- the rpmH gene encoding 50S ribosomal protein L34: MHYPHRVSRLKRKRSIGFRARMKTTNGRKMMNRKRAAGRSLNVADK, encoded by the coding sequence ATGCATTATCCACACCGTGTCAGCCGTCTGAAGAGGAAGCGCTCGATCGGCTTTCGCGCACGGATGAAGACCACCAACGGGCGCAAGATGATGAACCGCAAGCGTGCCGCGGGCCGCTCGCTGAACGTCGCTGATAAGTGA